From the genome of Trachemys scripta elegans isolate TJP31775 chromosome 2, CAS_Tse_1.0, whole genome shotgun sequence:
CCATCAACTCCTCCTCGCGCTCCCTGGCCAGCCTGGAGCGGGACCTGCGCGGGGTGGGCGGGCAGGCTGAGGCGGgcagccccagccaggagccGCCTCCCGCCGCCGCCGGCCAGCAGCCGCCCCAGCCCCCCGAGGAGGCGCCCTGCAACATCAGCGTGCAGCGGCAGATGCTGAGCTCGCTGCTGGTGCGCTGGAGCCGCCCGCTGGGCATCCCGTGCGACCTGCTGCTCTTCTCCACCAACGGCCACGGGCGGGCCCTCTTCTCCGCCGCCTTCCACCGCGTGGGGCCGCCGCTGCTCATCGAGCACCTGGGGCTggcggcggggggagcccagCAGGACCTGCGCCTCTGCGTGGGCTGCAGCTGGGTGCGGGGGCGCCGGGTCGGGCGGCTCCGGGCAGcggccgccgcctcctcctcctcctcgctgtcCGAGCCCGGCCAGTACTGGCTGCAGGGGGAGCCGCTGAATTTCTGCTGCCTGG
Proteins encoded in this window:
- the TMEM158 gene encoding transmembrane protein 158; the encoded protein is MLLPPLLPALLAACLPPCQGWSPAAAGGGQEEPELLLPPINSSSRSLASLERDLRGVGGQAEAGSPSQEPPPAAAGQQPPQPPEEAPCNISVQRQMLSSLLVRWSRPLGIPCDLLLFSTNGHGRALFSAAFHRVGPPLLIEHLGLAAGGAQQDLRLCVGCSWVRGRRVGRLRAAAAASSSSSLSEPGQYWLQGEPLNFCCLDFSLEELKGEPGWRLNRKPIESTLVACFMTLVIIVWSVAALIWPVPIIAGFLPNGMEQRRSTAGAAGATAAGK